Proteins found in one Coffea eugenioides isolate CCC68of chromosome 5, Ceug_1.0, whole genome shotgun sequence genomic segment:
- the LOC113770775 gene encoding acidic endochitinase-like, which translates to MAISLQLLFLPITFLLMTSLIRFSQAAGIATYWGQTTAEGSLVDTCRKGTYDYVNIAFLINYGGGQTPQLNIAGHSLNSSEIETCQGLGIKVFLSLGGAANLSSSDDAQQVASYIWNEFLGGNESDSRPLGNAVLDGVDFHIQAGKADYLADLVQALSKYNTPERKLVYLSAAPQCFIPDYFVYLLDAAIKTGLFDYVWVEFFDNPPCEYTPGNTSPLFDSWDSGASYPGINTLFLGVPADPAVSPSGGYIPPQVLIDEVLPFVQNYSSYGGVMVWDHAHDLNYSETIRPYVSKSQIQYYAAI; encoded by the coding sequence atggctaTCTCATTGCAACTACTCTTCTTACCAATAACATTCCTGTTGATGACATCTCTGATAAGGTTTTCGCAAGCTGCTGGAATTGCCACCTACTGGGGCCAAACCACTGCGGAAGGAAGCCTGGTAGACACATGTCGTAAAGGTACCTATGACTACGTGAATATTGCCTTTCTGATCAATTATGGCGGTGGCCAAACACCGCAATTGAACATAGCTGGGCATTCCTTAAACAGTTCCGAAATAGAAACTTGCCAAGGCCTAGGCATCAAAGTGTTTCTTTCTCTCGGTGGAGCCGCTAACCTTTCTTCTTCCGATGATGCTCAGCAAGTCGCCTCCTATATCTGGAACGAATTCTTAGGTGGTAATGAATCAGACTCTCGTCCATTAGGCAATGCCGTTTTAGATGGTGTAGATTTTCATATCCAAGCTGGAAAGGCGGATTACTTGGCTGACCTTGTTCAGGCGCTATCAAAATATAACACACCAGAGAGGAAGCTGGTGTATTTATCAGCAGCACCACAATGTTTCATTCCTGACTATTTTGTGTATTTGCTGGACGCTGCTATCAAAACTGGCCTTTTTGATTACGTGTGGGTGGAATTTTTTGACAATCCTCCTTGTGAGTATACACCAGGCAATACCAGTCCCCTCTTCGACAGTTGGGACAGCGGGGCTTCCTATCCAGGCATTAATACATTATTCCTGGGAGTACCTGCAGACCCTGCAGTCTCACCTAGTGGTGGTTACATCCCACCGCAAGTGCTAATTGATGAGGTTCTTCCCTTTGTGCAGAACTATTCCAGTTATGGAGGAGTCATGGTTTGGGACCATGCCCACGACTTAAATTACAGTGAGACAATCAGGCCTTATGTTAGCAAGTCCCAGATACAGTACTATGCTGCTATCTGA